Proteins from a single region of Oncorhynchus keta strain PuntledgeMale-10-30-2019 unplaced genomic scaffold, Oket_V2 Un_contig_16216_pilon_pilon, whole genome shotgun sequence:
- the LOC127919273 gene encoding uncharacterized protein LOC127919273 isoform X9, protein MVEGTTLQCDGLLGGTAILLEGTTLQCDGLLGGTTILLEGTTLQCDGLLGGTTILLEGTTLQCDGLLGGTTILLEGTTLQCDGLLGGTTILLEGTTLQCDGLLGGTTILLEGTTLQCDGLLGGTTILLEGTTLQCDGLLGGTTILLEGTTLQCDGLLGGTAILLEGTTLQCDGLLGGTTILLEGTTLQCDGLLGGTAILLEGTTLQCDGLLGGTTILLEGTTLQCDGLLGGTAILLEGTTLQCDGLLGGTTILLEGTTLQCDGLLGGTTILLEGTTLQCDGLLGGTAILLEGTTLQCDGLLGGTTILLEGTTLQCDGLLGGTAILLEGTTLQCDGLLGGTAILLEGTTLQCDGLLGGTAILLEGTTLQCDGLLGGTAILLEGTTLQCDGLLGGTAILLEGTTLQCDGLLGGTTILLEGTTLQCDGLLGETTILLEGTTLQCDGLLGGTAILLEGTTLQCDGLLGETTILLEGTTLQCTPRELLVSGVVAPGSSSLPSGHSLFLPLPICLSPPLNFMLSQLPALSSLTSLSFIALQVPSRVHQ, encoded by the exons ATGGttgaaggaacaacgttacaatgtgatggactactag gtggaacagccattctgttagaaggaacaacgttacaatgtgatggactactaggtggaacaaccattctgttagaaggaacaacgttacaatgtgatggactactaggtggaacaaccattctgttagaaggaacaacgttacaatgtgatggactactaggtggaacaaccattctgttagaaggaacaacgttacaatgtgatggactactaggtggaacaaccattctgttagaaggaacaacgttacaatgtgatggactactaggtggaacaaccattctgttagaaggaacaacgttacaatgtgatggactactaggtggaacaaccattctgttagaaggaacaacgttacaatgtgatggactactaggtggaacaaccattctgttagaaggaacaacgttacaatgtgatggactactaggtggaacagccattctgttagaaggaacaacgttacaatgtgatggactactaggtggaacaaccattctgttagaaggaacaacgttacaatgtgatggactactaggtggaacagccattctgttagaaggaacaacgttacaatgtgatggactactaggtggaacaaccattctgttagaaggaacaacgttacaatgtgatggactactaggtggaacagccattctgttagaaggaacaacgttacaatgtgatggactactaggtggaacaaccattctgttagaaggaacaacgttacaatgtgatggactactaggtggaacaaccattctgttagaaggaacaacgttacaatgtgatggactactaggtggaacagccattctgttagaaggaacaacgttacaatgtgatggactactaggtggaacaaccattctgttagaaggaacaacattacaatgtgatggactactaggtggaacagccattctgttagaaggaacaacgttacaatgtgatggactactaggtggaacagccattctgttagaaggaacaacgttacaatgtgatggactactaggtggaacagccattctgttagaaggaacaacgttacaatgtgatggactactaggtggaacagccattctgttagaaggaacaacgttacaatgtgatggactactaggtggaacagccattctgttagaaggaacaacgttacaatgtgatggactactaggtggaacaaccattctgttagaaggaacaacgttacaatgtgatggactactaggtgaaacaaccattctgttagaaggaacaacgttacaatgtgatggactactag gtggaacagccattctgttagaaggaacaacgttacaatgtgatggactactaggtgaaacaaccattctgttagaaggaacaacgttacaatgtacaccccgagagcttctggtcagcggggtggtggcaccgggatcctcatctctcccaagtggtcattctctctttctccccttacccatctgtctatcgcctcctttgaatttcatgctgtcacagttaccagccctttcaagcttaacatccttatcatttatcgccctccaggtcccctcgagagttcatcaatga
- the LOC127919273 gene encoding uncharacterized protein LOC127919273 isoform X3, which produces MVEGTTLQCDGLLGGTAILLEGTTLQCDGLLGGTTILLEGTTLQCDGLLGGTTILLEGTTLQCDGLLGGTTILLEGTTLQCDGLLGGTTILLEGTTLQCDGLLGGTTILLEGTTLQCDGLLGGTTILLEGTTLQCDGLLGGTTILLEGTTLQCDGLLGGTAILLEGTTLQCDGLLGGTTILLEGTTLQCDGLLGGTAILLEGTTLQCDGLLGGTTILLEGTTLQCDGLLGGTAILLEGTTLQCDGLLGGTTILLEGTTLQCDGLLGGTTILLEGTTLQCDGLLGGTAILLEGTTLQCDGLLGGTTILLEGTTLQCDGLLGGTAILLEGTTLQCDGLLGGTAILLEGTTLQCDGLLGGTAILLEGTTLQCDGLLGGTAILLEGTTLQCDGLLGGTAILLEGTTLQCDGLLGGTTILLEGTTLQCDGLLGETTILLEGTTLQCDGLLGETTILLEGTTLQCDGLLGGTTILLEGTTLQCDGLLGETTILLEGTTLQCDGLLGGTAILLEGTTLQCDGLLGETTILLEGTTLQCTPRELLVSGVVAPGSSSLPSGHSLFLPLPICLSPPLNFMLSQLPALSSLTSLSFIALQVPSRVHQ; this is translated from the exons ATGGttgaaggaacaacgttacaatgtgatggactactag gtggaacagccattctgttagaaggaacaacgttacaatgtgatggactactaggtggaacaaccattctgttagaaggaacaacgttacaatgtgatggactactaggtggaacaaccattctgttagaaggaacaacgttacaatgtgatggactactaggtggaacaaccattctgttagaaggaacaacgttacaatgtgatggactactaggtggaacaaccattctgttagaaggaacaacgttacaatgtgatggactactaggtggaacaaccattctgttagaaggaacaacgttacaatgtgatggactactaggtggaacaaccattctgttagaaggaacaacgttacaatgtgatggactactaggtggaacaaccattctgttagaaggaacaacgttacaatgtgatggactactaggtggaacagccattctgttagaaggaacaacgttacaatgtgatggactactaggtggaacaaccattctgttagaaggaacaacgttacaatgtgatggactactaggtggaacagccattctgttagaaggaacaacgttacaatgtgatggactactaggtggaacaaccattctgttagaaggaacaacgttacaatgtgatggactactaggtggaacagccattctgttagaaggaacaacgttacaatgtgatggactactaggtggaacaaccattctgttagaaggaacaacgttacaatgtgatggactactaggtggaacaaccattctgttagaaggaacaacgttacaatgtgatggactactaggtggaacagccattctgttagaaggaacaacgttacaatgtgatggactactaggtggaacaaccattctgttagaaggaacaacattacaatgtgatggactactaggtggaacagccattctgttagaaggaacaacgttacaatgtgatggactactaggtggaacagccattctgttagaaggaacaacgttacaatgtgatggactactaggtggaacagccattctgttagaaggaacaacgttacaatgtgatggactactaggtggaacagccattctgttagaaggaacaacgttacaatgtgatggactactaggtggaacagccattctgttagaaggaacaacgttacaatgtgatggactactaggtggaacaaccattctgttagaaggaacaacgttacaatgtgatggactactaggtgaaacaaccattctgttagaaggaacaacgttacaatgtgatggactactaggtgaaacaaccattctgttagaaggaacaacgttacaatgtgatggactactaggtggaacaaccattctgttagaaggaacaacgttacaatgtgatggactactaggtgaaacaaccattctgttagaaggaacaacgttacaatgtgatggactactag gtggaacagccattctgttagaaggaacaacgttacaatgtgatggactactaggtgaaacaaccattctgttagaaggaacaacgttacaatgtacaccccgagagcttctggtcagcggggtggtggcaccgggatcctcatctctcccaagtggtcattctctctttctccccttacccatctgtctatcgcctcctttgaatttcatgctgtcacagttaccagccctttcaagcttaacatccttatcatttatcgccctccaggtcccctcgagagttcatcaatga
- the LOC127919273 gene encoding uncharacterized protein LOC127919273 isoform X4: MVEGTTLQCDGLLGGTAILLEGTTLQCDGLLGGTTILLEGTTLQCDGLLGGTTILLEGTTLQCDGLLGGTTILLEGTTLQCDGLLGGTTILLEGTTLQCDGLLGGTTILLEGTTLQCDGLLGGTTILLEGTTLQCDGLLGGTTILLEGTTLQCDGLLGGTAILLEGTTLQCDGLLGGTTILLEGTTLQCDGLLGGTAILLEGTTLQCDGLLGGTTILLEGTTLQCDGLLGGTAILLEGTTLQCDGLLGGTTILLEGTTLQCDGLLGGTTILLEGTTLQCDGLLGGTAILLEGTTLQCDGLLGGTTILLEGTTLQCDGLLGGTAILLEGTTLQCDGLLGGTAILLEGTTLQCDGLLGGTAILLEGTTLQCDGLLGGTAILLEGTTLQCDGLLGGTAILLEGTTLQCDGLLGGTTILLEGTTLQCDGLLGETTILLEGTTLQCDGLLGETTILLEGTTLQCDGLLGGTTILLEGTTLQCDGLLGGTTILLEGTTLQCDGLLGGTAILLEGTTLQCDGLLGETTILLEGTTLQCTPRELLVSGVVAPGSSSLPSGHSLFLPLPICLSPPLNFMLSQLPALSSLTSLSFIALQVPSRVHQ, encoded by the exons ATGGttgaaggaacaacgttacaatgtgatggactactag gtggaacagccattctgttagaaggaacaacgttacaatgtgatggactactaggtggaacaaccattctgttagaaggaacaacgttacaatgtgatggactactaggtggaacaaccattctgttagaaggaacaacgttacaatgtgatggactactaggtggaacaaccattctgttagaaggaacaacgttacaatgtgatggactactaggtggaacaaccattctgttagaaggaacaacgttacaatgtgatggactactaggtggaacaaccattctgttagaaggaacaacgttacaatgtgatggactactaggtggaacaaccattctgttagaaggaacaacgttacaatgtgatggactactaggtggaacaaccattctgttagaaggaacaacgttacaatgtgatggactactaggtggaacagccattctgttagaaggaacaacgttacaatgtgatggactactaggtggaacaaccattctgttagaaggaacaacgttacaatgtgatggactactaggtggaacagccattctgttagaaggaacaacgttacaatgtgatggactactaggtggaacaaccattctgttagaaggaacaacgttacaatgtgatggactactaggtggaacagccattctgttagaaggaacaacgttacaatgtgatggactactaggtggaacaaccattctgttagaaggaacaacgttacaatgtgatggactactaggtggaacaaccattctgttagaaggaacaacgttacaatgtgatggactactaggtggaacagccattctgttagaaggaacaacgttacaatgtgatggactactaggtggaacaaccattctgttagaaggaacaacattacaatgtgatggactactaggtggaacagccattctgttagaaggaacaacgttacaatgtgatggactactaggtggaacagccattctgttagaaggaacaacgttacaatgtgatggactactaggtggaacagccattctgttagaaggaacaacgttacaatgtgatggactactaggtggaacagccattctgttagaaggaacaacgttacaatgtgatggactactaggtggaacagccattctgttagaaggaacaacgttacaatgtgatggactactaggtggaacaaccattctgttagaaggaacaacgttacaatgtgatggactactaggtgaaacaaccattctgttagaaggaacaacgttacaatgtgatggactactaggtgaaacaaccattctgttagaaggaacaacgttacaatgtgatggactactaggtggaacaaccattctgttagaaggaacaacgttacaatgtgatggactactag gtggaacaaccattctgttagaaggaacaacgttacaatgtgatggactactaggtggaacagccattctgttagaaggaacaacgttacaatgtgatggactactaggtgaaacaaccattctgttagaaggaacaacgttacaatgtacaccccgagagcttctggtcagcggggtggtggcaccgggatcctcatctctcccaagtggtcattctctctttctccccttacccatctgtctatcgcctcctttgaatttcatgctgtcacagttaccagccctttcaagcttaacatccttatcatttatcgccctccaggtcccctcgagagttcatcaatga
- the LOC127919273 gene encoding uncharacterized protein LOC127919273 isoform X13: MVEGTTLQCDGLLGGTAILLEGTTLQCDGLLGGTTILLEGTTLQCDGLLGGTTILLEGTTLQCDGLLGGTTILLEGTTLQCDGLLGGTTILLEGTTLQCDGLLGGTTILLEGTTLQCDGLLGGTTILLEGTTLQCDGLLGGTTILLEGTTLQCDGLLGGTAILLEGTTLQCDGLLGGTTILLEGTTLQCDGLLGGTAILLEGTTLQCDGLLGGTTILLEGTTLQCDGLLGGTAILLEGTTLQCDGLLGGTTILLEGTTLQCDGLLGGTTILLEGTTLQCDGLLGGTAILLEGTTLQCDGLLGGTTILLEGTTLQCDGLLGGTAILLEGTTLQCDGLLGGTAILLEGTTLQCDGLLGGTAILLEGTTLQCDGLLGGTAILLEGTTLQCDGLLGGTAILLEGTTLQCDGLLGETTILLEGTTLQCDGLLGETTILLEGTTLQCDGLLGETTILLEGTTLQCTPRELLVSGVVAPGSSSLPSGHSLFLPLPICLSPPLNFMLSQLPALSSLTSLSFIALQVPSRVHQ, encoded by the exons ATGGttgaaggaacaacgttacaatgtgatggactactag gtggaacagccattctgttagaaggaacaacgttacaatgtgatggactactaggtggaacaaccattctgttagaaggaacaacgttacaatgtgatggactactaggtggaacaaccattctgttagaaggaacaacgttacaatgtgatggactactaggtggaacaaccattctgttagaaggaacaacgttacaatgtgatggactactaggtggaacaaccattctgttagaaggaacaacgttacaatgtgatggactactaggtggaacaaccattctgttagaaggaacaacgttacaatgtgatggactactaggtggaacaaccattctgttagaaggaacaacgttacaatgtgatggactactaggtggaacaaccattctgttagaaggaacaacgttacaatgtgatggactactaggtggaacagccattctgttagaaggaacaacgttacaatgtgatggactactaggtggaacaaccattctgttagaaggaacaacgttacaatgtgatggactactaggtggaacagccattctgttagaaggaacaacgttacaatgtgatggactactaggtggaacaaccattctgttagaaggaacaacgttacaatgtgatggactactaggtggaacagccattctgttagaaggaacaacgttacaatgtgatggactactaggtggaacaaccattctgttagaaggaacaacgttacaatgtgatggactactaggtggaacaaccattctgttagaaggaacaacgttacaatgtgatggactactaggtggaacagccattctgttagaaggaacaacgttacaatgtgatggactactaggtggaacaaccattctgttagaaggaacaacattacaatgtgatggactactaggtggaacagccattctgttagaaggaacaacgttacaatgtgatggactactaggtggaacagccattctgttagaaggaacaacgttacaatgtgatggactactaggtggaacagccattctgttagaaggaacaacgttacaatgtgatggactactaggtggaacagccattctgttagaaggaacaacgttacaatgtgatggactactaggtggaacagccattctgttagaaggaacaacgttacaatgtgatggactactag gtgaaacaaccattctgttagaaggaacaacgttacaatgtgatggactactaggtgaaacaaccattctgttagaaggaacaacgttacaatgtgatggactactag gtgaaacaaccattctgttagaaggaacaacgttacaatgtacaccccgagagcttctggtcagcggggtggtggcaccgggatcctcatctctcccaagtggtcattctctctttctccccttacccatctgtctatcgcctcctttgaatttcatgctgtcacagttaccagccctttcaagcttaacatccttatcatttatcgccctccaggtcccctcgagagttcatcaatga
- the LOC127919273 gene encoding uncharacterized protein LOC127919273 isoform X33, which yields MVEGTTLQCDGLLGGTAILLEGTTLQCDGLLGGTTILLEGTTLQCDGLLGGTTILLEGTTLQCDGLLGGTTILLEGTTLQCDGLLGGTTILLEGTTLQCDGLLGGTTILLEGTTLQCDGLLGGTTILLEGTTLQCDGLLGGTTILLEGTTLQCDGLLGGTAILLEGTTLQCDGLLGGTTILLEGTTLQCDGLLGGTAILLEGTTLQCDGLLGGTTILLEGTTLQCDGLLGGTAILLEGTTLQCDGLLGGTTILLEGTTLQCDGLLGGTTILLEGTTLQCDGLLGGTAILLEGTTLQCDGLLGGTTILLEGTTLQCDGLLGGTAILLEGTTLQCDGLLGGTTILLEGTTLQCDGLLGGTAILLEGTTLQCDGLLGETTILLEGTTLQCTPRELLVSGVVAPGSSSLPSGHSLFLPLPICLSPPLNFMLSQLPALSSLTSLSFIALQVPSRVHQ from the exons ATGGttgaaggaacaacgttacaatgtgatggactactag gtggaacagccattctgttagaaggaacaacgttacaatgtgatggactactaggtggaacaaccattctgttagaaggaacaacgttacaatgtgatggactactaggtggaacaaccattctgttagaaggaacaacgttacaatgtgatggactactaggtggaacaaccattctgttagaaggaacaacgttacaatgtgatggactactaggtggaacaaccattctgttagaaggaacaacgttacaatgtgatggactactaggtggaacaaccattctgttagaaggaacaacgttacaatgtgatggactactaggtggaacaaccattctgttagaaggaacaacgttacaatgtgatggactactaggtggaacaaccattctgttagaaggaacaacgttacaatgtgatggactactaggtggaacagccattctgttagaaggaacaacgttacaatgtgatggactactaggtggaacaaccattctgttagaaggaacaacgttacaatgtgatggactactaggtggaacagccattctgttagaaggaacaacgttacaatgtgatggactactaggtggaacaaccattctgttagaaggaacaacgttacaatgtgatggactactaggtggaacagccattctgttagaaggaacaacgttacaatgtgatggactactaggtggaacaaccattctgttagaaggaacaacgttacaatgtgatggactactaggtggaacaaccattctgttagaaggaacaacgttacaatgtgatggactactaggtggaacagccattctgttagaaggaacaacgttacaatgtgatggactactaggtggaacaaccattctgttagaaggaacaacattacaatgtgatggactactaggtggaacagccattctgttagaaggaacaacgttacaatgtgatggactactag gtggaacaaccattctgttagaaggaacaacgttacaatgtgatggactactaggtggaacagccattctgttagaaggaacaacgttacaatgtgatggactactaggtgaaacaaccattctgttagaaggaacaacgttacaatgtacaccccgagagcttctggtcagcggggtggtggcaccgggatcctcatctctcccaagtggtcattctctctttctccccttacccatctgtctatcgcctcctttgaatttcatgctgtcacagttaccagccctttcaagcttaacatccttatcatttatcgccctccaggtcccctcgagagttcatcaatga
- the LOC127919273 gene encoding uncharacterized protein LOC127919273 isoform X31, whose protein sequence is MVEGTTLQCDGLLGGTAILLEGTTLQCDGLLGGTTILLEGTTLQCDGLLGGTTILLEGTTLQCDGLLGGTTILLEGTTLQCDGLLGGTTILLEGTTLQCDGLLGGTTILLEGTTLQCDGLLGGTTILLEGTTLQCDGLLGGTTILLEGTTLQCDGLLGGTAILLEGTTLQCDGLLGGTTILLEGTTLQCDGLLGGTAILLEGTTLQCDGLLGGTTILLEGTTLQCDGLLGGTAILLEGTTLQCDGLLGGTTILLEGTTLQCDGLLGGTTILLEGTTLQCDGLLGGTAILLEGTTLQCDGLLGGTTILLEGTTLQCDGLLGGTAILLEGTTLQCDGLLGGTAILLEGTTLQCDGLLGETTILLEGTTLQCDGLLGETTILLEGTTLQCTPRELLVSGVVAPGSSSLPSGHSLFLPLPICLSPPLNFMLSQLPALSSLTSLSFIALQVPSRVHQ, encoded by the exons ATGGttgaaggaacaacgttacaatgtgatggactactag gtggaacagccattctgttagaaggaacaacgttacaatgtgatggactactaggtggaacaaccattctgttagaaggaacaacgttacaatgtgatggactactaggtggaacaaccattctgttagaaggaacaacgttacaatgtgatggactactaggtggaacaaccattctgttagaaggaacaacgttacaatgtgatggactactaggtggaacaaccattctgttagaaggaacaacgttacaatgtgatggactactaggtggaacaaccattctgttagaaggaacaacgttacaatgtgatggactactaggtggaacaaccattctgttagaaggaacaacgttacaatgtgatggactactaggtggaacaaccattctgttagaaggaacaacgttacaatgtgatggactactaggtggaacagccattctgttagaaggaacaacgttacaatgtgatggactactaggtggaacaaccattctgttagaaggaacaacgttacaatgtgatggactactaggtggaacagccattctgttagaaggaacaacgttacaatgtgatggactactaggtggaacaaccattctgttagaaggaacaacgttacaatgtgatggactactaggtggaacagccattctgttagaaggaacaacgttacaatgtgatggactactaggtggaacaaccattctgttagaaggaacaacgttacaatgtgatggactactaggtggaacaaccattctgttagaaggaacaacgttacaatgtgatggactactaggtggaacagccattctgttagaaggaacaacgttacaatgtgatggactactaggtggaacaaccattctgttagaaggaacaacattacaatgtgatggactactaggtggaacagccattctgttagaaggaacaacgttacaatgtgatggactactaggtggaacagccattctgttagaaggaacaacgttacaatgtgatggactactag gtgaaacaaccattctgttagaaggaacaacgttacaatgtgatggactactag gtgaaacaaccattctgttagaaggaacaacgttacaatgtacaccccgagagcttctggtcagcggggtggtggcaccgggatcctcatctctcccaagtggtcattctctctttctccccttacccatctgtctatcgcctcctttgaatttcatgctgtcacagttaccagccctttcaagcttaacatccttatcatttatcgccctccaggtcccctcgagagttcatcaatga